Sequence from the Dysidea avara chromosome 5, odDysAvar1.4, whole genome shotgun sequence genome:
CCAGTgcgtataattatgtacacagATAATGTAAGCAAACCGAAGTATTGACTTTTAACATTTATCTGCAGTTTTGCTTACCATTTGATTTCATGATGTTTCTTGATTTTGTTGTTACAGCACCAGTGCATTATCCTCACCACCAACTTGTTGAAGATGGTCTCAGGCAAAAATTTACCTCCAAAATAATAAACAATGGCAACATCATCACTTTGCTTTGCACGGAGTTCATTGGTTTGGTCATAGACAAGAAGTGATGGTATCATGTAAACGTCTACAGATTCTGACAAATTTAAGCAAGtctccccaggaaattttgtacTTGAAGGAACTTTGGCTGCCAGGCTGAACTTCTCCAGTAAGCCCAAAATGGTGGTTTTGTCTTTTAGCCGTTTGTAGTGTGATAGCATGTAATTAAACAAAGGCCCCTCAAGAAGTGCGTATTTTTGGTAACGGATATAAGACTGCTGGAGGTCACCAGTATGAGGATAACAATCTAGCGTTGTGATGACTGTACAAACAAGATCAGACACCTCTTCAGGCAACAGGAAAACTTCATTCCTCAATGATTCCAGTTCCGGAAAATATAGCAAGATACCTTTTTTGGTGTAGTAATCAAGGAGGGCATGGATATGGTGCTCTCCTTCTATTCCTGCATCTTTGGCAATAGCAACAGCCCTTGTTTTCTCTATTCTGACTTCTTTGAGCTCTAATATCTTCTCCTCAAAACTCAAGTAAGAAATTGGCCTATCAATGCAGATAACCCACTGGACTGCCTTCAAAATAGTGGATCTGAGATGATTGACAACCTTTTGATCTGGTTTACTATTGGCTATGAAATAAAAGCAATCTTCTGCAGACATAGGCAAATGCTCCAAAAGAGGTGTACTAAAAAAGTGATCCCGAATTTCCTGTATCATTTTCTCTTGTTCCTTTATGGAGACATCCTCGGCATGAGCACCAACCATCAGAACTACAGGAACACGAGGTGAAATTGAGCCTTCTGGTGCTTTCTTACCACGACTGTAAACAGACTGCAGCAGCACTTCAATAGTTTGCAGATTGGTCTTCATTTTTCTGGATTTAATCTTCTCTTGATTATTTTGTGAGTGCGCTCGAGGGTCAACTGGTGTGTGCAAGCCAATGGATGCTTTAAAGACTAGCAATGCCACATCTTCTACTGCCAGGAATAGGAAGTGTATTTCATAGTACACTTCTTGCCCACCAATATCAAATACTATGATTCTGGTTTCATCTTTCTTGATGTCCTGAGTGGCCATTATTTCTTTTAACTCCTTGACTGCTTTCTGATGGACCTCTGGCTTTACTGATGCACTCTGAGGGGTTGGGTCTAGTGATATTAGTGCAATTTGTGCTTTCAACTCTCCTCGTCGCTGTCTTGGTAATTCAGCAACTCGTGCGGTAGCTGTTATTTTCTGCCATTGAGAAGTTGCTATTGAACGAGCAACTTTGAAAGAAGCGCCCACAGTGGTTTCCTGATTAGGTTGGAACTTCTCACCCATGAGAGTGTTGATGGTGCTGGTCTTGCCTGCTCCCTCAGCACCGAGTGTTACCAGTTTAAACTGATTAGAAGAACGGGAGCCTTTTTTAAGAACCTCACTGTAAGCATTTATCGTCCTTTGGTTAAATACTTCCCTAGGCTGTGGTTCATCTCTTGTTCCAGAGTGATAGCCTAATAAGAGAGAAAGTGGTCTAGTGAACAAATAGTTATACAATACACTAATGTTGTTTTAGTAATGCAtttgacttttagttttagttatagctgtaAATAGAAAAACGTTTTAGTTAAAGTGGAATCATGAgcatttgggcttttctggccaaaattgcACCAATACAACTAAAATTCAACTTATATATCTGCTTCCCTATATACTCTAAATCCCAAAGCCATGTggatatacatgcatgtattttaaGTGCTACAAATTACACAGCTGTAAATTGAAaagcataattatattgtttgttTTTCCATTAGCACTTAAATAATACAAGATACACAATGTGACAATTTTAAGGTGCCAAGATAGACATGGTAAACACAAGACCAACAGAATGCAACAAGGTACCAAAATGATCAAGTGCCAAAACAATTGCAGTAAATATGAAGACCAATTTAGCAGTCAGTGCATGCTATCCTTCAATAATTTGATGCATATTTCAACCCACCATGTTTGGTTCTGTAATAATGAATGTACATGGTTCTTTTTCAAAGAACACAGTACATGTGATTTCACTTTAAAGAGCTATCTATTATTACCATTAAGTTTAAGGAAAAGGGATCATAGAAAGGGAAACAAGAGGGAAGTTGTCTACACAtataatagtaaacatttaatacccacttcagtctatacccatgactgaattagggattaaatgttcaccagtatatgtgaccggatctgcgaaaacccgacacaacaGCGCAAGCCTATAAACTTCCATTGAAaacattgggtgaaatatttgcgtATAATTGaaaaaatctgtaaattttttgaatgcctctttcttagtgaaggaagggactaacaatacaAATCTGGATATCATCGTATTCGCCTACTCgtgaggagttggaaaatctttgtttcgttgcagtataCCCAAGGATATGCAaattatgagcatttgtttacgtcacgtcgaagcaaaagtacgcgatcgatttttcttcatgaattttgcctttgtatgcaatgaagaaAGATGGTAGAAGGATAAACATACCCAGTAACTGATTCCCCTatccatggtgaacacgatggtgaaaagaTCAGCCCAGTACATCAATCCgttcgtaagttacaaccatatCAGTAagcacatgtaatttattttccctatagaGATGTTTCAGCACGTCATTTTCATTACGTCATTTTCCGGAAGTTGCCATATTGGTGAACAGGTTGCTACGGAGGTAGCTATTGGTGTACAGCTGTTTTTGCTACATCGAAGTACGCCTCTATGTTTATATTGTCTAAATATGCCGACAGCTTGCCATGTGAAGCAAAGGTTCGATATCAGGCTAAAATTTCGCTTATTGGAGGGGTGGACCTGTTTTCCTCTGGCAAACTAGAGGTTGCCACTAGCGAAGTACCACCTGTGGAAATGTGTGACTTGGCTTCGTACCTCGTTTTGAGGATGAGCTTTTTGACTATGAAGCAGTTTAAGGCACGTAAAGGGCTGGAAGCCTATAACCAGTTTGTCAGTGGCTGGGTGAAGGATGTGCGTACTCAAAAGGTGCTTGGAAATATATTTCAATAGGCCAAGTATCTTTATATATTGTGCATTTATGTAGTATGTTgttatcccatccaaaaacagcttgtagctgtaaaaaaagtatgcgtccaagtaaagcagggttaactgcgacaaaaagtagtgatatcataatgcggccatgtgcaagttgtaaacttaatattagctaatcagataatacaatattattgttaaagtgttaatgagaactatgtgatattgctagtttttaagtgtgtgagaaTCTTCATTAATGTcccacaaatttgattctcaataaagcaatgtgtatagattctctgatagcaataaatagtttgagtttggctgcctttcctttgttcatagcattgccgtatacaggaaaggtggctaaatttattgctatcagagaatctatacacaatgctttattgagaatcaaatttgtggggcatttatgaagatgctcacacacttaaaaactagcagcatcacatagttctcattaacaatTTAACAAGAATATTGTAttatcgagattagctaatattaattttacaacttgcacacctcacacatggccgcattatgatatcaccaatttttgtcgcagttaactctgctttacttggatgcgtacttttttttacagctacaagctgtttttggatgggatttcaatactttttgttagaataagcatacaCTGTTGAAAACAGTAAGTGAGTTTctatggttttgacagaaaccccagattacagtgacagaatattaaaatacaactaTAATTTTAGTgacatgcaactgcagtcaactaacacccattttaactagtaaatccttagtaacactttgcctttcatcttgtactgcattaaaacgatcaagatactctaatagagcagtcacaaaacagctgtaacacagcaataaaAGTTAAGGCATAGTTACAACTTATGCCTAGCATTgcttaaattactagctacttacagactttaccgtataaaaatacagcacttgtagaaacgtgactgttctattagagtgattgactgctctattagagtatctcgatcattgaCTAATTTAAGCGGAGAAGCCACGCCCCTACCCATATCAGTACGagctcttgtgaaatgaaatgagaatattagagaaatggcaagtatgtacagagacaatagaggggcaagtaattatgtcctgttgagtgttgtaaataaacacctttaaaatttatattactaataAATAAGCGCACGAGAATAGGCTGTAATCTTTGCCAGCGAGACTCTTAAGGTCTTAAGGCTGTTGTCTCATCGCCTGAAGGTTGTGTTTTcatgttgaagggatttagtgccactgagagacaattggtgagtttaactatacatgtatttgtgttgtaaaacttaattgtaaaaggcGATTAGCGACTTTGGACCAGGgtgaaaattttactgctatatttggagGTTGTAGCatatgtatatcttagtatcttaataaataatccttcatgatcactaatcactaatagcacagtgaaaactggtcattatttaGGTAggaacaaaattttctgacctagcttattaaggaggtggctgcatttgcAGCCTTAAGCAattggtaagaagcatgctgttctaactggctatagaaatggatttagtgtgtgacagcgtatgagacagtgagtgctggcagcaagggggcagccaatctgttagagtaccaaaggcactgcttcagacgtAGGCAGTTGCCAAAGTGTAAAAAATTTTCACTTTTGGTCCTTACAAGCTcctgatgaagtcattatccataggatatatattTTTCCGAGTATCCGTTTcagttctactatatagtagccaagcataagacgaacataacacagcattccagtggtttagtggtgaccacaacactgcctgagtaaactgtggtgagatttcagataaccagaagccctggaatgcatttaacacatgaaataccaaatatctaatgcctggctttcatccacagtggacctgtcttggtggccacttgtacagaaggctgCCTCTCTAAGAAGGCCAACTTTTAAATTCTCCTGTGAGACATTTATATGGTTAAATCAGTGCCTTGCTAAAGCAGGTACCTGCTTATTATAAGCCAAGAAAATTTGGCCCAAAAGTAACCATCTTACTGAACCTACTTAGTAATCTAGCGccacccgccccttcgcaaaaagtaagggtctggtgaaatacaaatactaaatcatttctaccgCCAAGATTCAGCAGTAGCCAATTAATgcgtgccaatgacgttcatacagaaatcgccttggcaacacaatgcttttgttcgaattgaagtgcaatcatctgacataATAAGCATTACATGtactgtctaattgaattccttttgaaatgatttggtatttgtatttcaccagacccttactttttgcaaagGGGCAGGCGACGCCAGACTACCTACTTATGTGGTTTACTCACGTACAGTAATGCTCAATTACAATGTCGCACTCGCTCACACATGCAAGTTTGCTTGAGATTATAAAAATCACtaaggggtgtggcaattgTTTTGGCTGCAATTCTTGTGAGGGAAACAGGTGCCACACAGTCTTACGAGTAAAACagttgccatgccccttaattatcGATgtttaaaatcttgagcaaaattgtgtgtgcgagtgaGTGCAACGTTGTGCTTCGGCAGTGCCGTatatatggtagccatatcagatactgcctagcagtgacacatgaGTATTTAAGTCACAATGCATTACTTTGTCATCCATCTCAATACAatccctgaatgtgtcattttgtgtacagagcaatctgccacaAGGTTGACCATAAAGCTacctgagtaaggtttcagtgtatattgttaaccattaatattgttcaccattgttaatggaaggtacagtgaaacctcacttagcagccacctctttaataagaccacatcattatattggccacctctagtaggtcccaaacatagctaagcagtactttatgacctcattaataaggccaccttgttattaagGCCAAATATTTTGGTCCCAGAGCttgccttattaatgaggttttactgtacttatatgcatttttatttttcataacttttctccttcaggtttactgatgggcactataaaatattgttgactggtccgtgcataatgtggtgacttgaaatgctaaaatggtacgtagcatgtcttgtatactagtgctgggcggtattgaaaaatagcaaacggtataccttccataaaaagtatcatggtattactaaatatcgcagtattaatgtaaaagccattggtattaaagtaactgccttttacctcaacaaaagcaccgaatatccatggtagctcagcaaacctcaggtacaaattaccacaaacaaacttgtttacatagtttggttagctgactacatcaacacctgcctacaaacattgtcacatgtcttaaatatgggatgaaacaagcccacagggaggccatagtgcccagacggtatggcggtatgacttaaatatcacagattactaacaatactggtatatcacccagctctattgtatacacatgttgtaatgtgttgtacacacatcttagaaataaatataattgtattctgtataaatactcagttccattgtgccactgggtcgtaagtgggttgagttggatcatccaggacatttgggtcacattttgtcctggccaagtggatctcatccactgacagaatatacaggatcagatcatgcgtataaattacagtggaacttgtttattgccatcTTCAttcaataagcaggtagcagtgtataaattctcaatttggaattggctttttgagagaggttgtctttctacactggtggccattaagacaagttgtactgatggagt
This genomic interval carries:
- the LOC136256727 gene encoding uncharacterized protein, which encodes MAYKTAFEKNLPKLVNGLPMNRLIPYLYPYGLMRDTRLAQDVVAAATDTEKARKFLEWMQPGVTILGVTDQFDRFIKAMDDFVKDTQDTTVAFLLKSIRQDLSHPPPEPTTQPATPQPAPQTEFDPVAAKKKIFSQYDHFVALRIDPMLSALFANRVITFTEKKRIDHAQKQSMEGMEWFLDNVIIPSLEEGISEKFMGLIEVMEEHDDPLLNRMAKILGYHSGTRDEPQPREVFNQRTINAYSEVLKKGSRSSNQFKLVTLGAEGAGKTSTINTLMGEKFQPNQETTVGASFKVARSIATSQWQKITATARVAELPRQRRGELKAQIALISLDPTPQSASVKPEVHQKAVKELKEIMATQDIKKDETRIIVFDIGGQEVYYEIHFLFLAVEDVALLVFKASIGLHTPVDPRAHSQNNQEKIKSRKMKTNLQTIEVLLQSVYSRGKKAPEGSISPRVPVVLMVGAHAEDVSIKEQEKMIQEIRDHFFSTPLLEHLPMSAEDCFYFIANSKPDQKVVNHLRSTILKAVQWVICIDRPISYLSFEEKILELKEVRIEKTRAVAIAKDAGIEGEHHIHALLDYYTKKGILLYFPELESLRNEVFLLPEEVSDLVCTVITTLDCYPHTGDLQQSYIRYQKYALLEGPLFNYMLSHYKRLKDKTTILGLLEKFSLAAKVPSSTKFPGETCLNLSESVDVYMIPSLLVYDQTNELRAKQSDDVAIVYYFGGKFLPETIFNKLVVRIMHWCCNNKIKKHHEIKCIKRGFGFFYFEKGYWQSFKLQLCQSKYSIKCFITVHHHDSEEPPSDLLQQRQDLLSFLTSSIKELSKPHMSESKLPVTYLECPYHEDDIPHIELDIENRQDLFCNFGSNVKRVDKMYYEPLYESALTLAPHQTSISDCKSVIEKLTEHYDKLTRLPINSMLDSLITSEVITFDEKKNIETKSLESDRMRHLLDNVIILGLQVELPELYHKFVKVLQESESMINRAMAKMIGPSNN